In Octopus bimaculoides isolate UCB-OBI-ISO-001 chromosome 28, ASM119413v2, whole genome shotgun sequence, the following are encoded in one genomic region:
- the LOC106868861 gene encoding zinc finger protein 239 — protein sequence MEIEFSENIVKCETDSKIIDFPDNIKPHHCDLCGKSFTCTYALTTHKRIHTGEKPYHCDICGKSFREASSLTRHKRIHTEDKAYHCNICGKSFSRANSLATHKHIHMEEKPYDCDICGKSFSQNWSLTKHKSIHTGEKPYHCDICGKSFTQKWSLATHKSIHTGEKPYQCDTCGKSFSQKWSLTTHKSIHTGEKPYHCDVCGKSFSQNAHMTTHKLIHSEEKPYRCDICDKSFSQSIHLTKHIRIHTGEKPYHCDICDKSFSGKCDLNRHKRTHTGEKPYPCDICGKSFSQNGHLITHHRVHTGEKPYHCDICGKSFSDGSAFSQHKLIHTGKKPYHCHICGKSYSRGYRLSTHKCIRTQ from the coding sequence aTGGAAATTGAGTTTAGTGAGAACATTGTTAAATGTGAAACAGACTCTAAAATCATTGATTTTCCTGATAATATAAAGCCACATCACTGTGAtttatgtggtaaatcattcacttgTACATACGCCCTGactactcacaaacgcattcatacaggggagaaaccgtatcactgtgatatctgtggtaagtcattccgTGAAGCTAGTtctttaactagacacaaacgcattcatacagaaGACAAAGCATATCACTGtaacatttgtggtaaatcattctctcgtgcAAATTCCTTAgctactcacaaacacattcatatggaagagaaaccatatgattgtgacatctgtggtaaatcattctctcagaactGGAGCCTAACTAAACATAAGtctattcatacaggagaaaagccatatcactgtgatatttgtggtaaatcattcacccAAAAATGGAGCCTGGCTACACATAAGtctatacatacaggagaaaaaccatatcaatgtgatacctgtggtaaatctttctcccAAAAATGGAGCTTAACTACACACAAGtctatacatacaggagaaaaaccatatcactgtgatgtctgtggtaaatctttctcccAAAATGCACACATGACTACTCACAAACTCATTCACTCAGAAGAGAAACCATATCGTTGTGACATTTGCGATAAATCCTTTTCTCAAAGTATTCATTTAACCAagcacatacgcattcatacaggagagaaaccctatcactgtgatatctgtgacaaatcattctctggaaaaTGTGACTTAAATAGgcacaaacgcactcatacaggagagaaaccatatccttgtgatatctgtggtaaatcattctctcagaatggTCACCTAATTACTCACCaccgtgttcatacaggagaaaagccatatcactgtgatatctgtggtaaatcattttctgatggGAGTGCTTTCAGTCAACACAAGCTCATTCATACAGGAAAGAAACCATACCATTGccatatctgtggtaaatcatattCACGTGGCTATAGGTTAAGTACTCACAAATGCATTCGTACACAATAG
- the LOC106868866 gene encoding zinc finger protein 3-like has translation MNGIGKKRGDKNRVHLTKHKRIHTGEKAYLCDICSKSFSSPDHLSKHIRNHTGEEPYHCNICGKAFSQGKKPYCHICDGSFSHGHNLTVHKRICTGEKPFHCDTCGESFSYRNALATHKHIHMGKNPYNCNICGKSFSQKLNQA, from the exons ATGAATGGTATAGGCAAGAAGAGAGGCGATAAGAATCg AGTTCACCTAACCaagcacaaacgcattcatacaggagagaaagcTTATCTCtgtgatatttgtagtaaatCCTTCTCAAGCCCTGATCACTTATCTAAACACATTCGTAATCATACAGGAGAAGAACcctatcactgtaatatctgtggtaaagcattctccCAAG GAAAGAAACCATATTGTCACATCTGTGATGGGTCATTTTCACATGGACATAATTTAACTGTTCACAAGCGCATTtgtacaggagagaaaccttttcACTGCGATActtgtggtgaatcattctcttACAGAAATGCCTTAgctactcacaaacacattcacatggGAAAGAATCCATataattgtaatatctgtggtaaatcattctctcaaaaattgAACCAAgcataa
- the LOC106868865 gene encoding zinc finger protein 879 — protein sequence MAGHDWGRSPEAQHHVGECRGAGMELSVMESTSGPEYQKQQRIIHSCFIKHKRIHTRERPYQCNICGESFSNRLHLTPHQYIHTGEKPYHCNICGMSFSRNGNLTTHKRFHTVAKPYQCDICGRSHLSKHKKIHTGEKPYQCTICGKSFSRVDALTIHKRVHTGENPYPCDVCSKSFSNRSNLNKHVYIHIGEKTYLCDHCGESFSQSCDLRRHKCAHTGDTHM from the exons ATGGCAGGACATGActggggaagatctccagaggctcaacATCACGTTGGAGAATGCAGAGGGGCTGGTATGGAACTGTCAGTGATGGAAAGCACTAGCGGACCTG aataCCAGAAACAGCAAAGAATTATTCACA GTTGTTTCATtaaacacaagcgtattcatacaagAGAAAGACCATATCAGTGTAATATATGTGGtgaatcattttcaaatagaCTTCATTTAACTCCTCACCAATatattcatacgggagagaaaccatatcactgtaatatctgtggtatgTCATTCTCTCGAAATGGTAACTTAACAACTCACAAACGCTTTCATACAGTAgcaaaaccatatcagtgtgatatctgtggtagatc CCATTTAAGTAAACACAAGAAAATCCATACAGGCGAAAAACCATACCAATGTaccatctgtggtaaatcattctctcgtgtAGATGCTCTAACAATTCACAAACGGGTTCATACAGGGGAGAACCCTTATCCTTGTGATGTTTGTAGTAAGTCTTTCTCTAACCGCAGTAACTTAAATAAACATGTGTACATTCATATTGGAGAGAAGACATATCTCTGTGATCACTGTGGGgagtcattctctcaaagttgTGATTTAAGGAGGCACAAATGTGCCCATACAGGAGACACCCATATGTAA
- the LOC106868857 gene encoding zinc finger protein 271, producing MEIELSEKKVKCETDSKSIDFINNEKNEKGKTPYHCDICGKSFTHSTSLTKHKCIHTGEKVYCCDICGKSFSEASHLAKHKHIHTGEKPYHCNTCGKSFSQNSSLYKHKRIHTGEKPYCCDVCGKSFSLKGNLITHQRIHTGEKPYRCDVCDKSFSQSVHLTTHIRIHTGEKPYFCDVCNKSFSENSSLTKHKRIHTVKKPYQCDICDKSFSDGRRFTKHKRIHTGEKPYHCDICGKSFSQSSDLGRHKRIHAGEKPYQCNICGKSFSHGHTLTIHKYTHTGEKPYHCDICGKSFSHGPVLTTHKRIHTGEKPYRCDICDKLFSDAAHLTRHKRIHTGLKLYHCDICGKSFSQKYSLITHQRIHTGEKPYHCDICGNSFSHRYSLTIHKHLHSGDKPYRCDACGKSFSYKHTLTTHKHIHTGEKPYHCGVCGKSFSESSYLTQHKRIHTGEKPYHCDACGKSFSQKHNLVTHKRIHTGEKPYHCEICGKSFSGHVYLTKHKRTHTGRKPYHCDICGESFSQKRQLNEHAATHTEQ from the coding sequence atggaaattGAGTTAAGTGAAAAGAAGGTTAAATGTGAAACAGACTCTAAAAGCATTgattttattaataatgaaaagaatgagaaaggtaaaacaccatatcactgtgatatttgtggtaaatcattcactcacaGTACCAGCCTGACtaaacataaatgtattcatacaggagaaaaggtgtattgctgtgatatctgtggtaaatcattctctgaggCAAGTCATTTAGCTAAacacaagcacattcatacaggagaaaagccttACCATTgcaatacctgtggtaaatcattctctcaaaatagcagcctatataaacataaacgtatacatacaggtgagaaaccatattgctgtgatgtctgtggtaaatcattctctctgaAAGGTAACCTAATCACTCAccaacgcattcatacaggagaaaagccatatcgctgtgatgtctgtgataaatcattttctcagagCGTTCACTTgactacacacatacgcattcacacaggagaaaagccatatttCTGTGACGTCtgtaataaatcattctctgagaATAGCTCCTTAACTAAGcataagcgtattcatacagtaaagaaaccatatcagtgtgatatctgtgataaatcattctctgatggaAGACGTTTCACTAAacacaagcgcattcatacaggagagaaaccctatcactgtgatatctgtggtaaatcattctctcaaagtagtgaCTTAGGTAGACATAAACGCATTCatgcaggagagaaaccatatcagtgtaatatctgtggtaaatccttctctcatGGACATACTTtaactatacacaaatacactcatacaggagagaagccatatcactgtgacatctgtggtaaatcgttttctCATGGACCTgtcttaactactcacaaacgtattcatacaggagagaaaccatatcgctgtgatatctgtgataaattgTTCTCAGATGCTGCTCACTTGACtagacacaaacgcattcatacaggactGAAgctatatcactgtgatatttgtggtaaatcattctctcaaaaatatAGCTTAATTACTCAccaacgtattcacacaggagagaaaccatatcactgtgatatctgtggtaattcaTTCTCTCATAGATATTCCCTAACTATTCACAAACATCTTCATTCAGGAGACaaaccatatcgttgtgatgcctgtggtaaatcgttttctTATAAACATactttaactactcacaaacatatccacactggagagaaaccatatcactgtggtgtctgtggtaaatcattctcggaAAGTAGTTACTTAACtcaacacaaacgcattcatacaggagagaaaccatatcactgtgatgcctgtggtaaatccttctctcaaaAACATAACTTAgttactcacaaacgtattcatactggagaaaaaccatatcactgtgaaatctgtggtaaatcgttttctGGACACGTTTACTTAACTAAACATAAGCGCACACATACAGGAAggaaaccttatcactgtgatatctgtggtgaatcattttctcaaaaacgTCAATTGAATGAACACGCTGCTACCCATACGGAACAATAA
- the LOC128251059 gene encoding zinc finger protein 271-like — protein MSKEIEKSLYNSVICEESFCKGSSLVEHKEKPYHCNICGKSFSRNFHLTDHRRIHTGEKPYHCDICGKLFTHRKSFTGHKRIHTGEKPYQCDICGKSFSGSSDLTKHIRSHTGERPYQCDICGKSFSESSGLTIHKRTHTGEKPYHCDICGKSFSCKVHLTKHKRTHTGEKPYCCDICGKSFSEGRTLTNHKRIHTGEKPYHCDICGKSFSQNDLTKHKRIHTGEKPYHCDICGKSFSVASSLITHKRIHTGEKPYNCDICGKSFSQSYELTSHKRIHTGEKPYHCNICGKLFSHRSNLITHKYIHADGKPYHCDICGKSFSQNFQLIHHKRIHTGEKPYQCDICGKSFSQKGNLCTHKRIHTGEKPYQCDICSKSFSHRNALTTHKHIHTGEKPYQCAICGKSFSQNGELIKHKYIHTGEKPYHCDICGKSFSQNSELNKHKHIHTGKKPYYCDFCGSLFSGSSDLIKHKRIHTGEEPYHCDICGKSFSNKKSLTIHKRIHTGEKPHQCDICGKSFSVKCNLIKHKRIHTGEKPYLCDICGKSFSQINTLTTHKRIHTGEKPYHCEICGKFVSSRSNLNSHGCIYTEE, from the coding sequence ATGtcaaaagagatagaaaagtCATTGTACAATAGTGTTATCTGTGAAGAATCATTCTGTAAAGGAAGTAGCTTGGTTGAGCAtaaagagaaaccatatcattgtaatatctgtggtaaatcattctcacgaAATTTTCATCTAACTGATCAtagacgcattcatacaggagagaaaccatatcactgtgatatctgtggtaaattatttacTCATAGAAAAAGCTTCACtggacacaaacgtattcatacaggggagaaaccataccagtgtgatatatgtggtaaatcattctctggaagtagtgacttaactaaacacatacgcagtcatacaggagagagaccatatcagtgtgatatctgcggtaaatcattctctgaaagtagtgGTTTAACTATACATAAACGcacccatacaggagagaaaccatatcactgtgatatttgtgggaaatcattctcttGTAAAGTgcacttgactaaacacaaacgcactcatacaggagagaaaccatattgttgtgatatctgtggtaaatcattctctgaaggaCGTACCTTAACAaatcacaagcgtattcatacaggagagaaaccttatcattgtgatatctgtggtaaatcattctctcaaaatgacttaactaaacataaacgtattcatacaggagaaaaaccatatcactgtgatatttgtggtaaatcattctctgtagcAAGTAGTTTaattactcacaaacgtattcacactggagagaagccatataattgtgatatctgtggtaaatcattctcccaaaGTTATGAATTAacttctcacaaacgtattcatacaggagagaaaccataccactgtaatatctgtggcaaACTTTTCTCTCATAGAAGTAACTTAATTACTCACAAGTACATTCATGCAGATgggaaaccatatcattgtgatatctgtggtaaatcattctctcaaaattttcaattaatacaccacaaacgcattcatactggagaaaagccataccagtgtgatatttgtggtaaatcattctctcagaaaggTAACCTTTGTACtcacaagcgcattcatacaggtgagaaaccatatcagtgtgatatctgtagtaaatcattctctcacagaAATGCcctaactacacacaaacacattcatacaggagagaaaccatatcagtgtgctatctgtggtaaatcattctctcaaaatggtgagttgattaaacacaaatatattcatacaggagagaagccatatcactgtgatatttgtggcaaatcattctctcaaaatagtgaATTAAATAAGCACAAGCACATTCATACAGGAAAAAAACCATATTACTGTGATTTCTGTGGTAGTTTATTTTCTGGAAGTAGcgatttaattaaacacaaacgaattcatacaggcgaggaaccatatcattgtgatatctgtgggaaatcttTCTCTAATAAGAAATCCTTAACgatacacaaacgcattcatacaggagagaagccacatcaGTGCGATATCTGCGGGAAATCATTCTCTGTGAAATGTAACTTGattaaacacaaacgcattcatacaggagagaaaccatatctctgtgatatctgtgggaagtCGTTCTCTCAAATAAATACtctaactacacacaaacgtattcatacaggagagaaaccatatcactgtgaaatttgtgggaaatttgTCTCTTCAAGAAGTAATTTAAATTCACATGGATGTATTTATACAGAAGAGTAA
- the LOC106868860 gene encoding zinc finger protein OZF, with protein MMANELCEDTFKCKSDSKRNDFTEEILPKIEKIPYHCDSCKKSFLKKGNLIAHKCTGKKPYDCNICGKSISRRGNLTKHKQIHAGKKPFHCNICGKSFSANSHLTAHKRVHTGEKPYHCDICDKSFSESGPLTRHKCIHTGEKPYQCNICGKSFSVSSHLTTHKHTHTGSKPYHCDICGKSFSVSSHLTRHKRIHTGEKPYNCDICGKSFTESGQLIKHIRTHTGEKPYNCDICGESFPRIDCLTTHIHMHTGGKPFQCDVCGKSFSVKSNLTKHKHVHTGEKPYYCDICGTSFSDGRTLTIHKRIHTGEKPYDCDICGKSFSVSSSLARHKRIHTGEKLHHCDICSKSFCQKTQLTTHLSKHTNK; from the coding sequence atgatggCAAATGAATTGTGTGAAGACACTTTTAAGTGTAAATCAGACTCTAAAAGAAATGATTTtactgaagaaatattacctaaaatagaaaaaataccatatcactgtgatagcTGTAAaaagtcatttttaaaaaaaggtaaccTTATTGCTCACAAATGTACTGGAAAGAAACCATATGActgcaatatctgtggtaaatcaatCTCTCGCAGAGgaaacttaactaaacacaaacaaattcatGCAGGAAAAAAACCatttcattgtaatatctgtggtaagtcattctctgcGAATAGTCACTTAACTGCACACAAACGcgttcatacaggggagaaaccatatcactgtgatatctgtgataagtcATTCTCTGAAAGCGGTCCCTTAACTAGACATAagtgtattcatacaggagaaaaaccatatcagtgcaaTATCTGTGGCAAGTCGTTCTCTGTAAGTAgtcacttaactactcacaaacacactcatacaggatcgaaaccctatcactgtgatatctgtggcaaatctttttctgtaagtagtcacttaactagacacaaacgtattcacacaggagagaaaccatataactgtgatatctgcggtaaatcgTTTACTGAATCTGGTCAATTAAttaaacacatacgcactcatacaggagaaaagccatacaactgcgatatctgtggtgaatcatttcCTCGAATTGATTGCTTAactactcatatacacatgcatacaggagGAAAGCCATTtcagtgtgatgtctgtggtaaatcattctctgtaaaaagtaacttaactaaacacaaacacgttcatacaggagagaaaccatattactgtgatatctgtggcacaTCATTCTCTGATGGAAGGACCTTAACTATACAtaaacgtatccatacaggagagaagccatatgactgtgatatctgtggtaaatcattttccgTAAGTAGTAGCTTagctagacacaaacgtattcatacaggagagaagctacatcactgtgatatctgcagCAAGTCATTCTGTCAAAAAACACAATTAACTACACATTTATCTaagcatacaaacaaataa